In Microbulbifer sp. GL-2, the following are encoded in one genomic region:
- a CDS encoding peptide MFS transporter — protein sequence MSSSAHQNGGGFFGHPKGLSTLFFTEMWERMSYYGMRALLVLFMTASLQEEGLAFTVAAATAIYGLYTGAVYFLGLPGGWIADRLLGGQRTIWYGGIIIMCGHIVLAIPTDSSFFIGLILVACGTGLLKPNISALVGHLYQPDDVRRDSGYALYYMGINIGSILGYAICGYFGENVGWHWGFGAAAVGMAIGLIQYRRTIGNLGDASLAPENPLAPEKAKLAWRIIGAIAVVVAMITGLAMNGTITINPTVMAQYVAVAFTLTFLAYFGFIYYGGRLSVSEKKKMWALFLVCVASTFFWSGFEQAGSSLNLFGRDYTDRLIGSFEMPASWLQSFNSLFIITLSPFFAALWINLGKRMITPSYGLKCAIGLIIMATGFLVMFFAAQYAAEGLKVAPYWLITTYFLHTVGELCLSPVALSAVSKLSPRRFAGQMMGVFVLTYSIGNIFSGLLAGHFDPNNVAEMPSLYLQISLFTISIGIILALISLKSKYWENDSGGVQQATSSGASTKTA from the coding sequence ATGTCGTCGAGTGCACATCAGAATGGGGGGGGCTTTTTTGGCCACCCAAAGGGGCTTTCCACGCTTTTCTTCACTGAAATGTGGGAGAGAATGAGTTACTACGGTATGCGCGCCCTGCTTGTACTGTTTATGACCGCCAGCTTACAAGAAGAAGGGTTAGCCTTCACTGTCGCTGCTGCTACGGCTATTTATGGCCTCTACACTGGTGCGGTCTACTTCCTCGGCTTACCGGGCGGTTGGATTGCGGATCGCCTGCTTGGCGGACAGCGGACCATCTGGTATGGCGGCATTATTATTATGTGTGGCCATATCGTTCTGGCGATCCCTACTGATAGCAGTTTCTTTATTGGCCTGATTCTGGTTGCTTGCGGTACCGGTTTACTCAAACCTAACATCAGTGCCCTGGTCGGCCACCTCTATCAACCCGATGATGTTCGTCGTGATAGTGGCTATGCACTCTACTATATGGGCATCAACATCGGCTCCATACTCGGTTATGCGATTTGTGGATACTTTGGTGAAAATGTCGGCTGGCACTGGGGCTTTGGTGCCGCAGCAGTCGGGATGGCAATCGGCCTGATCCAGTACCGCAGGACCATCGGCAATCTGGGTGATGCCAGTCTGGCACCAGAAAACCCCTTAGCCCCAGAGAAAGCCAAATTAGCGTGGCGAATCATTGGCGCAATCGCCGTCGTCGTAGCCATGATCACCGGTCTGGCTATGAATGGTACTATCACTATCAACCCAACCGTCATGGCCCAGTATGTAGCTGTAGCCTTCACCCTGACCTTCCTGGCCTATTTCGGTTTCATCTACTACGGCGGTAGGCTGAGCGTTTCCGAGAAAAAGAAAATGTGGGCCCTGTTCCTGGTTTGTGTGGCCTCCACCTTCTTCTGGTCGGGCTTCGAGCAGGCTGGCTCCTCTCTCAACCTGTTCGGCCGCGATTACACCGACCGTCTTATCGGGTCCTTTGAGATGCCAGCATCCTGGCTACAAAGCTTCAACTCACTATTTATCATTACTTTATCGCCTTTCTTCGCCGCTCTTTGGATTAACCTCGGCAAACGGATGATTACCCCATCCTACGGGCTCAAGTGTGCAATTGGCCTTATTATTATGGCCACCGGCTTCCTGGTCATGTTCTTCGCAGCCCAGTATGCGGCTGAAGGCCTGAAGGTGGCGCCCTACTGGTTGATCACCACCTACTTCTTACACACCGTTGGTGAACTTTGCCTGAGCCCGGTTGCCCTGAGTGCGGTCAGCAAGCTGTCACCACGTCGCTTCGCCGGCCAAATGATGGGTGTCTTTGTACTGACCTACTCCATTGGCAATATTTTCTCAGGCCTGCTGGCTGGACACTTTGATCCTAACAATGTCGCTGAAATGCCAAGCCTTTACCTACAAATCAGCCTGTTTACCATCAGTATTGGCATCATTCTGGCCCTGATCAGCTTGAAGTCAAAGTATTGGGAAAACGACAGTGGCGGGGTCCAGCAGGCAACCTCTTCTGGAGCAAGTACTAAAACTGCATAG
- a CDS encoding sulfite exporter TauE/SafE family protein — protein MDILVIYLLLGAVAGTAAGLLGIGGGLIIVPALVLIFSATGISPEVLTHMAVGTSLATIIVTSISSVWAHNAKGAVDWHLFWVMTPGILLGSWLGGVTADLLPGAWLQLFIGIFAIVMAFRMGLGSLHSGDSVEGGANLPGSFPLLYSGGVIGWLAAIFGIGGGALIVPYLSHFRVGMQKAVGTSAAFGLPIAISGSLSFVVQGWGNKLLPSWSSGYIYWPAFLGIVVTSIFFAKLGASLAHRFSAERLKFCFAILLCVIGVHFIWENYNLITG, from the coding sequence ATGGATATTTTAGTTATTTACCTATTGCTCGGTGCAGTTGCCGGTACTGCAGCAGGTCTTCTGGGGATTGGCGGGGGCCTGATTATTGTTCCGGCACTGGTACTGATTTTTTCCGCTACAGGTATCTCCCCTGAAGTGTTGACCCATATGGCGGTGGGTACCTCTCTTGCAACAATTATCGTAACTTCAATTAGCTCCGTATGGGCTCACAATGCAAAAGGTGCCGTGGACTGGCACTTATTTTGGGTTATGACTCCTGGGATACTTTTGGGCTCCTGGCTGGGGGGAGTTACGGCCGATTTATTGCCCGGCGCCTGGCTGCAGCTGTTTATTGGTATTTTCGCCATAGTAATGGCCTTCCGTATGGGTTTGGGCAGTTTGCATTCAGGTGATTCAGTAGAGGGCGGAGCCAATCTACCGGGTTCATTCCCGCTATTGTATTCGGGGGGAGTCATTGGTTGGCTCGCCGCTATCTTTGGTATTGGTGGGGGGGCTCTTATTGTGCCTTACCTGTCACACTTTCGTGTAGGTATGCAGAAAGCGGTTGGTACCTCTGCTGCTTTTGGTTTGCCGATTGCAATTTCCGGGTCACTTAGTTTTGTTGTGCAGGGGTGGGGTAACAAGTTACTCCCGAGCTGGAGTAGTGGTTATATTTATTGGCCAGCTTTTTTGGGGATTGTTGTGACCAGTATATTTTTTGCCAAATTAGGCGCGAGCTTGGCCCACCGATTTTCAGCTGAACGGTTGAAGTTTTGCTTTGCTATATTGCTTTGTGTGATTGGGGTTCACTTTATCTGGGAAAACTACAATTTAATCACTGGCTAG
- a CDS encoding sulfite exporter TauE/SafE family protein, with product METLLVYLLVGAAAGTIAGLFGVGGGLIIVPALVLVFTAMGTSPEILTHMAVGTSLATIVITSISSVRAHHKKEAVDWQLFLKMTPGILLGSWVGGMTAELLPGAWLQLLIGIFAIFIAIRMWLSGLRHGQVEEGAGNPPAAPLLAAAGAVIGWASAIFGIGGGSLTVPFLSRCRVQIQRAVATSAACGLPIALAGALSFTVQGWNNALLPNWSSGYIYWPAFLGIVLTSTLFARFGANLAHRLPAKWLKHGFAVLLCVIGVRFIWLNSSLLIT from the coding sequence TTGGAAACACTACTGGTTTATTTATTGGTGGGCGCTGCTGCGGGTACTATCGCCGGCCTTTTTGGCGTTGGTGGAGGCCTGATTATTGTCCCGGCATTGGTGTTAGTTTTTACCGCTATGGGTACCTCCCCGGAAATCCTTACCCATATGGCTGTGGGAACATCACTCGCCACGATTGTTATTACTTCTATCAGCTCTGTGCGTGCGCATCACAAAAAAGAAGCTGTAGACTGGCAATTGTTCTTGAAGATGACTCCTGGAATACTGCTGGGCTCCTGGGTGGGGGGGATGACTGCGGAGTTATTACCTGGGGCCTGGTTGCAATTACTGATTGGCATCTTTGCCATATTTATTGCTATCCGCATGTGGCTGAGTGGGCTGCGCCATGGCCAGGTTGAAGAAGGGGCTGGAAACCCGCCAGCGGCGCCACTATTAGCCGCTGCCGGTGCTGTGATTGGTTGGGCTTCTGCGATTTTTGGCATTGGTGGAGGCTCACTCACCGTACCATTCCTATCCCGCTGTCGTGTGCAAATACAGCGCGCAGTTGCTACTTCTGCAGCTTGTGGATTGCCCATCGCTTTAGCCGGAGCACTGAGCTTTACTGTACAGGGTTGGAACAATGCCCTGCTACCAAACTGGAGCAGCGGCTATATTTACTGGCCAGCTTTCCTTGGGATTGTTTTAACCAGCACCCTGTTTGCCCGCTTTGGGGCCAACCTGGCTCACCGACTTCCGGCAAAGTGGTTAAAGCATGGCTTTGCTGTATTGCTTTGTGTGATTGGAGTTCGATTTATCTGGCTTAATAGCAGTCTATTAATTACATAA
- a CDS encoding MBL fold metallo-hydrolase, which translates to MGLRFASLGSGSKGNGTLVASGDQCLLVDCGFTIKETERRMARLGLTPADLSAILVTHEHSDHLSGVAPLARRYGLPVYLTPGTLRARDIGKLPEVHLIEGHQPFNVADIRITPVAVPHDAREAAQFVFRSSGSSLGLLTDLGTVTPHVEAHFGGCDALVLEANHDPQMLAQGPYPPSLKRRVGGAYGHLSNQQAAGFLQRVGYEQLQHLVVAHISEKNNTLELARSAMADMLESVENCIFACQQEGFDWLAVEARG; encoded by the coding sequence ATGGGCTTGCGCTTCGCCTCACTGGGAAGCGGCAGCAAAGGCAACGGTACTCTGGTCGCCAGTGGCGACCAATGCCTGCTTGTTGATTGCGGCTTTACCATCAAGGAAACCGAGCGGCGTATGGCGCGGCTCGGTCTCACCCCTGCCGATCTCTCCGCGATTTTAGTGACCCACGAGCACAGCGATCACCTGTCTGGGGTTGCACCGCTCGCTCGCAGGTATGGACTGCCTGTTTACCTGACCCCCGGAACCCTCCGAGCCCGAGATATTGGAAAGTTGCCCGAGGTGCACCTGATTGAAGGCCATCAGCCTTTTAATGTTGCAGATATTCGGATTACACCGGTGGCAGTGCCCCATGATGCGCGGGAGGCCGCACAGTTTGTATTTCGCAGTAGCGGCAGCAGCCTTGGTCTCCTGACTGATTTGGGCACGGTAACCCCTCATGTTGAGGCCCATTTCGGGGGATGTGATGCCCTGGTGTTAGAGGCCAATCACGACCCCCAGATGTTGGCCCAGGGACCTTACCCCCCCTCCCTGAAAAGGAGAGTAGGTGGAGCATATGGTCATTTAAGCAATCAGCAGGCAGCCGGATTCCTCCAGCGTGTGGGCTATGAGCAGTTGCAGCACCTGGTTGTGGCCCATATCAGCGAGAAAAACAATACACTGGAGCTGGCCCGTTCGGCGATGGCGGACATGCTGGAAAGTGTTGAGAACTGCATTTTCGCTTGCCAGCAAGAGGGTTTTGACTGGCTAGCTGTCGAAGCCCGGGGATAA
- the bamC gene encoding outer membrane protein assembly factor BamC, producing MNKLTVGAALCISSLTLAGCGVLGNDGYFRDRSNDYQQADSLAPLQIPEGINAKHQEELYEIPQIAGNGLEQSDFEVPRPQALSVNAGMERVKIQKLGNSRWVLVSQPPEEVWPQLHYFLRTSGLRVEMSDASAGIMETAWMTFNESPGTKDKYRLQIETGVQPDTTEIHVRHLSVAEDSPVGGTVNWPQRSSSPEREGWMIDEMSTALASESTGASASLVAQAIGGSTVKVQLREPVGHEPYISMGLEMERAWATVAHAVNAGGYRLHREDSDIGLFYVTYDEERELAENEEEDGGWFSWASRDKKEDELADSADQITLQQILAGIDTTEGNEPPLFKEIKGLGVGADPEEEYPGYLIVIRGNDDEIEVRIRDTRGQPLSRTKASELLLSIQQNLI from the coding sequence ATGAACAAATTGACCGTTGGAGCCGCGCTCTGTATTTCCAGTCTTACCCTGGCAGGTTGTGGCGTGCTCGGCAACGATGGCTATTTCCGCGACCGCAGTAACGATTACCAGCAGGCCGATAGCCTGGCGCCGCTGCAGATACCTGAAGGTATCAATGCCAAGCATCAGGAAGAGCTCTACGAGATTCCCCAAATCGCTGGAAATGGGCTTGAACAGAGTGACTTTGAGGTTCCGCGGCCGCAGGCATTATCAGTCAATGCTGGAATGGAGCGGGTGAAGATACAGAAGCTGGGTAACAGCCGCTGGGTGTTGGTATCCCAGCCCCCGGAGGAGGTCTGGCCGCAGCTGCATTATTTCCTGCGCACTTCAGGTCTGCGTGTAGAAATGTCTGACGCCAGTGCCGGTATTATGGAAACGGCGTGGATGACGTTTAACGAAAGCCCCGGTACCAAAGACAAGTACCGCTTGCAAATCGAGACCGGAGTCCAGCCTGATACTACTGAGATTCATGTGCGCCACCTGTCGGTCGCAGAGGACTCCCCTGTTGGAGGCACGGTTAATTGGCCTCAGCGCTCCAGTAGCCCAGAACGCGAAGGCTGGATGATCGATGAAATGTCCACTGCCCTGGCTAGCGAATCCACAGGTGCCTCCGCTTCACTGGTGGCCCAGGCTATTGGTGGCAGTACAGTCAAGGTTCAATTACGTGAGCCAGTTGGCCACGAGCCCTATATCTCTATGGGATTGGAAATGGAGCGCGCCTGGGCGACCGTTGCTCACGCAGTTAACGCTGGAGGCTACCGCCTGCATCGTGAAGACTCCGATATCGGTCTTTTCTACGTTACCTACGATGAGGAGCGTGAGCTGGCTGAAAATGAGGAAGAAGATGGTGGTTGGTTTTCCTGGGCCAGCAGGGATAAAAAAGAAGACGAATTGGCCGATAGCGCTGACCAGATTACTCTGCAGCAAATTCTCGCCGGTATTGATACGACTGAAGGTAATGAGCCGCCTTTATTCAAGGAGATAAAGGGACTTGGTGTGGGCGCTGATCCTGAAGAAGAATACCCTGGCTACCTGATCGTTATTCGTGGCAATGACGATGAGATCGAAGTGCGCATACGTGATACCCGTGGTCAGCCTCTGTCCAGAACCAAAGCTTCCGAGCTCTTGCTTTCTATCCAGCAGAATCTGATTTGA
- the dapA gene encoding 4-hydroxy-tetrahydrodipicolinate synthase, with protein MFTGSMVALATPMYADGSLDWDSLRNLVEWHIEQGTRALVAVGTTGESATLDVNEHIEVIRRVVDQVAGRIPVIAGTGANSTSEAIELTENAARCGADACLLVTPYYNKPTQEGLFQHYRAIAKAVAIPQILYNVPGRTAVDMLPETVQRLAAIGNIVGIKEATGDLERAKVLLDTLPEGFAVYSGDDCTAMELILLGGQGDISVTANVAPAAVAQMCEAALTGDAVTARAIDQRIQILHKALFLESNPIPVKWALREMGRIDGGIRLPLTSLSPEHHATVREALRSAGVL; from the coding sequence ATGTTTACCGGCAGTATGGTGGCCTTGGCTACCCCAATGTACGCAGACGGAAGCCTGGACTGGGATAGTTTGCGCAATTTGGTTGAGTGGCATATAGAGCAGGGCACCCGCGCATTGGTCGCAGTCGGTACAACCGGTGAATCTGCCACACTCGATGTCAATGAACATATCGAGGTAATTCGACGTGTGGTGGACCAAGTGGCAGGTCGTATCCCAGTTATTGCGGGAACCGGGGCCAACTCCACCTCAGAGGCGATCGAGCTGACAGAAAATGCTGCTCGCTGTGGCGCCGATGCCTGTCTGCTGGTGACGCCTTATTACAACAAGCCGACCCAGGAAGGGCTGTTCCAACACTATAGAGCTATCGCAAAGGCGGTAGCTATTCCGCAGATTCTCTACAATGTGCCGGGGCGCACTGCAGTGGATATGCTGCCAGAGACAGTGCAACGTTTGGCCGCTATCGGAAATATTGTGGGAATCAAAGAAGCAACTGGAGACCTGGAGCGGGCTAAAGTTCTATTGGATACTTTGCCAGAGGGCTTTGCTGTCTACTCTGGAGATGATTGCACCGCGATGGAACTGATCCTGCTGGGCGGTCAAGGTGATATCAGCGTCACTGCCAATGTAGCCCCGGCAGCAGTCGCCCAAATGTGCGAAGCTGCTTTGACTGGGGATGCTGTGACTGCACGGGCGATTGATCAGCGTATCCAAATATTGCACAAAGCGCTGTTTTTGGAGTCCAACCCGATACCTGTGAAGTGGGCTCTTCGGGAAATGGGGCGTATAGACGGGGGTATCCGCCTGCCGCTTACCAGCCTATCTCCTGAGCATCATGCTACAGTGCGCGAAGCCTTGCGTAGTGCCGGCGTGCTGTGA
- the lpxL gene encoding LpxL/LpxP family Kdo(2)-lipid IV(A) lauroyl/palmitoleoyl acyltransferase — translation MEKPRFRVVLLHPRYWLTWLLFALWFLIAQLPYRWQLAMGTGLGRLMLKFAHNRRVIAERNLALCFPELKEADRADLLKRNFESSGIAIMETGMAWFRSLSWLRKRFDIDGLEQLEEIQSQGHGVLLLAMHFTTLEIGAAVMGMSLTLDGMYRPHKNPVYDYIQRKGRERHTGDGSVYQRKDVRGVLRALQRGRAVWYAPDQDYGIKQGVFAPFFDVPAATVTGTSRFARVGRAKVVPYAVIRREDGSGYQLKVFPPIEDIPSGDELQDAILVNQFIEARIREAPAQYMWVHRRFKTRPEGADNVYAGVRKKKKKRRKVAS, via the coding sequence ATGGAAAAACCCCGTTTTCGAGTAGTCCTGCTGCATCCCCGTTACTGGTTGACGTGGCTGCTATTTGCTCTTTGGTTCCTGATTGCCCAATTACCTTACCGGTGGCAGCTAGCTATGGGCACTGGCCTTGGCCGGCTGATGTTAAAGTTCGCTCATAATCGTCGGGTTATCGCCGAGCGCAATCTGGCCCTGTGTTTTCCTGAGCTGAAAGAGGCCGATCGAGCCGACCTTCTCAAGCGTAACTTTGAATCCAGCGGTATCGCCATAATGGAAACCGGTATGGCATGGTTTCGCTCATTAAGCTGGCTGCGTAAACGATTTGATATCGATGGTTTGGAGCAGCTGGAAGAGATTCAATCCCAAGGGCATGGTGTTCTGCTGCTGGCAATGCATTTCACCACACTGGAGATTGGTGCTGCAGTGATGGGTATGAGTTTGACGCTTGATGGCATGTATCGCCCCCATAAAAACCCTGTCTATGACTATATCCAGCGAAAAGGTCGAGAGCGCCACACAGGCGATGGAAGTGTCTATCAACGAAAGGATGTGCGTGGGGTTTTACGTGCGCTGCAGCGTGGTCGTGCGGTCTGGTATGCTCCTGACCAGGATTACGGGATCAAACAGGGGGTCTTTGCTCCATTCTTTGACGTGCCGGCAGCCACGGTAACGGGGACATCACGGTTTGCGCGAGTCGGCCGGGCCAAGGTGGTGCCTTATGCGGTGATTCGTCGGGAGGATGGTTCTGGATATCAACTCAAAGTGTTCCCACCTATTGAGGATATTCCCTCTGGAGATGAACTGCAGGATGCGATTTTGGTCAATCAGTTCATTGAGGCACGTATTCGCGAGGCCCCTGCACAATATATGTGGGTACACCGCCGTTTCAAGACGCGGCCGGAAGGTGCCGACAATGTGTACGCAGGAGTGCGCAAAAAGAAAAAGAAGCGCAGGAAAGTGGCGAGCTAG
- a CDS encoding DUF2789 domain-containing protein, which translates to METTGYHTLNDLFAQLGLSSEDAAIHEFLITHYLHRHEKLSSASFWSEGQRDFLRSAIEEDSDWCVAVDELDTLLRH; encoded by the coding sequence ATGGAAACGACCGGGTACCATACCCTCAACGATCTCTTTGCCCAGTTGGGCTTATCCTCAGAGGATGCGGCGATACATGAGTTTCTGATTACCCACTATTTGCACCGGCACGAGAAATTGTCCTCTGCGTCATTTTGGAGTGAAGGGCAGAGGGATTTTCTGAGAAGCGCCATTGAGGAAGACTCTGACTGGTGCGTCGCTGTAGATGAACTGGATACCCTCCTGCGCCATTGA
- a CDS encoding NADP(H)-dependent aldo-keto reductase, which yields MEYRQLGTSSLKVSQVCLGTMTFGEQNTVSDAAEQLDYALDQGVNFVDCAEMYPVPPRPETQGRTEEYIGKWLSARGGRDKVIIASKVAGRGEANPGVRHLRSGPRLSRDHILKACDDSLKRLGTDYIDLYQIHWPERQTNFFGRLGYQHQGDDGIRIAETLNALEELVEAGKVRYIGISNETPWGMHEYLRESVVYGKPRIVSIQNPYNLLNRTFEVGCAEVSIREQCGLLAYSPLAFGVLSGKYLEGAKPEGARLTLYERFQRYTSERSNVATEAYVNLARQFGLDPAQMALAFVNQQPFVTANIIGATTMEQLRTNIASVELQLDKEQLAAIEIIHQHNPNPAP from the coding sequence ATGGAATACCGCCAGCTTGGCACCAGCAGTCTCAAAGTAAGCCAGGTTTGCCTCGGCACAATGACTTTTGGTGAGCAAAATACCGTTTCTGATGCCGCAGAGCAGCTGGACTACGCCCTTGATCAGGGAGTCAACTTTGTCGACTGCGCTGAGATGTATCCAGTACCACCACGTCCGGAGACCCAGGGGCGCACAGAAGAGTACATTGGCAAGTGGTTGTCCGCCCGTGGCGGTCGCGACAAGGTGATTATCGCCAGTAAGGTGGCTGGGCGAGGTGAGGCCAATCCTGGAGTGAGGCACTTGCGCTCGGGGCCCCGCCTCAGTCGTGACCATATACTTAAAGCCTGTGATGACTCCCTAAAGCGCCTCGGTACCGACTATATCGATCTCTATCAGATCCACTGGCCCGAGCGCCAGACTAACTTTTTTGGTCGCCTGGGTTATCAGCACCAGGGAGATGATGGAATCAGGATTGCCGAGACCCTTAATGCATTAGAGGAGTTGGTAGAGGCGGGTAAGGTGCGCTATATCGGTATTTCCAATGAGACCCCTTGGGGTATGCACGAATATCTCCGGGAGTCGGTGGTTTATGGCAAGCCACGTATCGTTTCCATTCAGAACCCCTACAACCTGTTAAACCGTACCTTTGAAGTGGGCTGTGCGGAAGTCTCTATTCGTGAGCAGTGTGGGCTGTTGGCTTATTCGCCCCTGGCCTTTGGTGTCTTGTCTGGCAAGTACCTGGAAGGAGCGAAGCCTGAAGGAGCGCGCCTGACCCTGTACGAGCGTTTCCAACGTTACACCAGTGAGCGCAGTAATGTGGCTACTGAAGCCTATGTGAATTTGGCTCGTCAATTCGGCCTGGACCCGGCGCAAATGGCTCTGGCTTTCGTCAACCAGCAGCCGTTCGTGACCGCCAATATTATTGGGGCCACTACCATGGAGCAGTTACGTACTAATATTGCCAGCGTCGAATTGCAGCTCGACAAGGAGCAACTGGCCGCGATAGAAATTATTCACCAGCACAACCCGAATCCGGCCCCGTAA
- the fabV gene encoding enoyl-ACP reductase FabV: MIIQPKVRGFICTNAHPQGCAANVREQIEYIKSQPAIENGPKRVLVVGASTGYGLASRISAAFGSGAGTLGVFFEKPPTEKRTASAGYYNSAAFEAEAHNAGLYAKSINGDAFSDEVKAQAIEMIKEDLGQVDLVVYSLASPRRTDPKTGELYSSVLKPIGESYTAKNLNTDKLEISDISVEPANDEEIAATVKVMGGEDWELWMQALGDAGVLSDNCKTVAYTYIGEKLTWPIYGHATIGKAKEDLDRAAKAITESGQAAANVAVLKALVTQSSSAIPVMPLYISLVYKVMKEEGTHEGCIEQLYRLYTEGLYTDSPRLDSNNRLRMDDRELRRETQAKIEKLWPEVTAENLFELSDYKGYQADFLKLFGFGVEGVDYDADTSPQVKAEFS; the protein is encoded by the coding sequence ATGATCATCCAGCCGAAAGTACGCGGATTTATTTGTACCAATGCCCACCCGCAGGGCTGTGCAGCTAATGTGCGTGAACAGATTGAGTACATCAAGTCTCAGCCAGCGATTGAGAATGGCCCCAAGCGGGTTTTGGTTGTTGGGGCTTCCACCGGCTATGGCCTGGCTTCAAGGATTTCTGCCGCTTTTGGCTCCGGTGCGGGGACCCTGGGGGTGTTTTTTGAGAAACCGCCAACCGAAAAGCGCACCGCTTCAGCAGGCTATTACAATTCGGCCGCATTTGAGGCCGAGGCACACAATGCGGGCCTTTATGCCAAGAGCATCAATGGTGATGCCTTTTCTGATGAGGTGAAGGCTCAGGCGATCGAGATGATAAAGGAAGATCTGGGCCAGGTGGATCTGGTGGTTTACAGCCTGGCCTCGCCGCGCCGTACTGACCCAAAGACCGGTGAGCTCTACAGCTCTGTGCTGAAGCCGATTGGTGAATCCTATACGGCAAAAAACCTCAATACCGATAAGTTGGAAATCTCAGATATCAGTGTAGAGCCGGCTAATGATGAGGAAATTGCGGCCACAGTTAAGGTAATGGGAGGTGAGGACTGGGAGCTGTGGATGCAGGCTCTCGGCGATGCCGGTGTGCTGTCAGATAACTGTAAAACTGTGGCTTACACCTATATTGGTGAAAAGCTCACTTGGCCGATTTACGGCCATGCGACTATTGGCAAGGCTAAAGAAGACCTCGATCGCGCGGCTAAGGCCATTACAGAGAGTGGCCAGGCAGCGGCGAATGTTGCGGTGCTGAAAGCTTTGGTAACCCAGTCCAGTTCCGCGATTCCGGTGATGCCATTGTATATCTCCCTCGTTTACAAGGTAATGAAGGAGGAGGGCACTCACGAGGGCTGTATCGAGCAGCTCTACCGACTGTACACCGAGGGGCTTTACACCGATAGTCCTCGTCTCGACAGCAACAACCGCCTGCGTATGGACGATAGGGAGCTGCGTCGGGAGACCCAGGCCAAGATCGAAAAGCTATGGCCGGAAGTGACTGCGGAAAACCTGTTTGAGTTGAGCGACTACAAAGGCTACCAAGCTGATTTTCTCAAGCTGTTCGGCTTCGGGGTGGAGGGCGTCGATTACGATGCAGATACCAGCCCACAGGTGAAAGCTGAATTCAGTTAA
- a CDS encoding acyl-CoA thioesterase, whose protein sequence is MKYYSRHCVKPGDLNPAQRLFGGQLLAWIDEEAAIFAGCQMGTPMLVTKLMSEIDFISPACCGDVVEFGFEVVGIGQSSLTVHCEVRNKQTQQLIVQVEQIVFVALDANGKPTPHTKAGMSLEQARRATKRNREVRERRLAG, encoded by the coding sequence GTGAAATACTATTCGCGTCACTGCGTAAAACCCGGCGACCTGAATCCCGCCCAGCGCCTGTTTGGAGGCCAACTGCTCGCCTGGATTGATGAAGAGGCAGCCATCTTCGCCGGCTGCCAGATGGGCACACCAATGCTGGTGACCAAGCTGATGTCAGAGATCGATTTTATCAGTCCTGCCTGCTGTGGGGATGTGGTGGAATTCGGTTTTGAGGTAGTGGGTATCGGCCAAAGCTCCCTCACTGTGCACTGCGAGGTCCGCAACAAGCAAACCCAACAGCTAATCGTACAAGTCGAACAAATTGTCTTTGTAGCCCTGGATGCCAACGGCAAACCAACCCCCCACACCAAGGCCGGCATGTCCCTGGAACAGGCACGTAGAGCCACCAAACGCAACCGAGAAGTACGCGAGCGCCGGCTAGCTGGTTAG
- a CDS encoding tRNA-(ms[2]io[6]A)-hydroxylase: protein MFQLRYTTPKDWAQVVLSDFKRFLQDHAAAEKKASGMAVSMFSHYPDKPLLVESMVNLALEEMNHFRQVIKIMHERGIYQAPDEKDPYIHALRRLTRRGTEEYLLDRLLTAAIIEARGCERFGLVAEALPEGPLKSFYKVITDSEARHHELFIELALQYFPRKKVEARLCQLLDQEAQITEALPHRPALH from the coding sequence ATGTTTCAACTTCGCTACACTACGCCAAAAGACTGGGCCCAAGTCGTCCTCAGCGATTTCAAGCGCTTCCTTCAGGATCATGCCGCAGCGGAAAAGAAGGCCTCTGGCATGGCGGTGTCGATGTTCTCTCACTATCCCGATAAACCATTGCTGGTCGAGTCCATGGTGAATCTGGCACTAGAGGAGATGAACCACTTTCGCCAAGTTATCAAGATTATGCACGAGCGGGGGATATACCAGGCACCGGACGAGAAAGATCCTTATATACACGCACTGCGCAGGCTGACTCGACGCGGAACGGAAGAATACCTGCTTGACCGCCTGCTCACCGCCGCAATTATTGAGGCGCGCGGATGTGAACGCTTTGGCCTGGTAGCCGAGGCTCTACCTGAAGGCCCACTAAAAAGTTTTTATAAAGTCATCACCGACAGCGAGGCCCGGCACCACGAACTGTTTATTGAGCTGGCGCTGCAGTATTTTCCCCGCAAGAAAGTAGAGGCCCGCCTATGCCAGCTGTTGGACCAGGAAGCCCAGATTACCGAGGCCCTACCCCACCGCCCTGCACTGCACTAA